The Streptomyces kanamyceticus genome window below encodes:
- a CDS encoding aminopeptidase P family protein, translated as MSSAPAPSTADEPVPFTAADYRARMERAAAAAADAGLAGVLVAPGPDLTWLTGYRPTAATERLTTLVLAAGQDPVLVVPTLEAPDAERAVGAAALTLRDWTDGKDPYAVTAPLLDVDGRFAVSDNAWAMHLLGFQQALPGTSYVSLTEALPMLRAVKDAAELERLAAAGAAADATYEEIQKVPFAGRRETDVAADLAELLRRFGHSQVDFTVVGSGPNGANPHHEAGERVIEHGDMVVLDFGGLLHGYGSDTSRTVHVGEPTAEEQRVHDVVREAQAAGCAAVRPGAACQDVDRAARAVITEFGYGERFIHRTGHGIGVTTHEPPYMIEGEEQPLVPGMCFSVEPGIYLPGRFGVRIEDIVTVTEEGGRRLNSTAREMAIVS; from the coding sequence ATGAGCAGCGCGCCCGCGCCCAGCACCGCCGACGAGCCCGTGCCCTTCACGGCTGCCGACTACCGGGCCCGCATGGAGCGGGCCGCCGCCGCGGCGGCCGACGCCGGTCTCGCGGGCGTCCTCGTCGCCCCCGGGCCCGACCTGACGTGGCTCACCGGCTACCGTCCCACCGCCGCCACCGAGCGCCTCACCACGCTCGTGCTCGCCGCGGGCCAGGACCCCGTCCTCGTGGTGCCGACCCTGGAGGCCCCGGACGCCGAGCGGGCCGTGGGCGCCGCCGCGCTCACGCTGCGCGACTGGACCGACGGCAAGGACCCGTACGCCGTCACCGCCCCGCTCCTGGACGTGGACGGCCGCTTCGCGGTGAGCGACAACGCCTGGGCGATGCACCTGCTCGGCTTCCAGCAGGCGCTGCCCGGCACCTCCTACGTCTCCCTCACGGAGGCCCTCCCGATGCTGCGCGCGGTCAAGGACGCCGCGGAGCTAGAGCGCCTCGCGGCAGCGGGTGCCGCGGCCGACGCGACGTACGAGGAGATCCAGAAGGTGCCCTTCGCGGGCCGCAGGGAGACGGACGTCGCCGCCGATCTCGCGGAGCTGCTGCGGCGGTTCGGGCACTCCCAGGTCGACTTCACCGTGGTCGGCTCGGGCCCCAACGGCGCCAACCCCCACCACGAGGCGGGCGAGCGCGTCATCGAGCACGGCGACATGGTCGTCCTCGACTTCGGCGGCCTGCTGCACGGCTACGGCTCGGACACCTCGCGCACGGTCCACGTCGGCGAGCCGACCGCCGAGGAACAGCGCGTGCACGACGTGGTGCGCGAGGCGCAGGCGGCGGGCTGCGCGGCGGTCAGGCCGGGCGCGGCCTGCCAGGACGTCGACCGCGCCGCACGCGCGGTGATCACCGAGTTCGGCTACGGCGAGCGCTTCATCCACCGCACCGGACACGGCATCGGCGTCACCACCCATGAACCGCCCTACATGATCGAGGGCGAGGAGCAGCCGCTCGTGCCGGGAATGTGCTTCTCCGTAGAGCCCGGCATCTACCTGCCGGGCCGCTTCGGCGTGCGCATCGAGGACATCGTGACCGTCACGGAGGAGGGCGGGCGGCGCCTGAACAGCACCGCCCGCGAGATGGCGATCGTCAGCTGA
- a CDS encoding PDZ domain-containing protein: protein MDDTALRPKPMPGGHSATGRTESDRKSAKWRLGGSGGNPRGRRSPGPPGGKGHRTHALRRRGRRLTALLSGLLVAVVLVLSGIGLGTVSATVIGMSKLAEMRKAAPPPGALGGPGGPAAAKPSAGGGGTRQPTASPGPGGPHRSTAPARPAALGVEAVDAERGPGALLVGVHVPGPGYTAGLVRGDTLLAFGGTRVRSAAALASAVAAARPGKRVTLTVRHEGGGRQVLSVRPGIVT from the coding sequence ATGGATGACACCGCGTTGCGTCCCAAGCCGATGCCGGGTGGGCACTCCGCCACCGGCCGAACGGAATCCGACCGCAAGTCCGCCAAGTGGCGCCTCGGGGGTTCCGGCGGGAACCCCCGGGGCCGTCGGAGCCCCGGCCCGCCCGGCGGGAAGGGGCACAGGACGCACGCCCTGAGGCGGCGCGGCAGGCGCCTGACGGCCCTGCTGTCCGGCCTGCTCGTCGCCGTGGTCCTGGTGCTCTCGGGCATCGGGCTCGGCACGGTGAGCGCCACCGTCATCGGCATGAGCAAACTCGCCGAGATGCGGAAGGCGGCGCCGCCACCGGGTGCGCTCGGCGGGCCCGGCGGTCCTGCCGCGGCCAAGCCCTCCGCCGGGGGAGGCGGCACGCGGCAGCCGACCGCGTCCCCCGGTCCCGGCGGCCCGCACCGGAGCACCGCCCCCGCCAGGCCCGCCGCCCTCGGCGTCGAGGCCGTCGACGCCGAGCGCGGCCCGGGCGCCCTGCTCGTCGGCGTGCACGTCCCGGGGCCCGGATACACCGCGGGACTCGTACGCGGCGACACCCTGCTCGCGTTCGGCGGGACCCGAGTCCGTTCGGCGGCCGCCCTCGCCTCGGCGGTCGCCGCCGCGCGCCCGGGCAAGAGGGTGACGCTGACGGTCCGCCACGAGGGCGGCGGGCGCCAGGTGCTCTCGGTACGGCCGGGCATCGTGACCTGA
- the phsA gene encoding O-aminophenol oxidase PhsA, producing MTDIIDHITDRITGRLLGDEPEPGAAAQADGELEPFVAPLTVPPVLRPDNADVREETEIALRPAWVRLHPQLPPTLMWGYDGAVPGPTIEVRRGQRIRIAWTNRIPKGSEFPVTAVEVLRGDPKKDPSPGTLPGRAGVEPNKDVAALPAWAVTHLHGAQTGGGNDGWADNAVGYGDAQLSEYPNDHQAVQWWYHDHAMNITRWNVQAGLYGTYLVRDDEEEALQLPRGDREIPLLLADRNLDTDADGRLNGRLLHKTVIVDPKNAETGKPVSLPFTGPYSTVNGRIWPYADVDAAWYRFRLVNASNARVYDLVLIDEDDNPVTGVLHQIGSDGGLLPRPVPVDFDGALPTLTVAPAERMDLLVDFRELAGRSLRLVNKGRAQAPGVPDVANDVRYPQVMEFRVGECAEPDTFELPEVLSGSFRPLSHDIEHGHRLIVLTPPATKGGGGHPEIWEMTEIEEPGDLRFPTEGIIQVRGADGKVKTYRRTARTFNDGLGFTIAEGSHEQWSFLNLAVNPPVTHPMHIHLADFQLLGRDAYDVSGFDVTVGGTRTPITFNPDRQIPLAPNERGWKDVFLVPGGQQLRVMGKFDGAYGRFMYHCHLLEHEDMGMMRPFVVLPKEALKFDHGAGHGGHGGHAA from the coding sequence TTGACCGACATCATTGACCACATCACCGACCGCATCACGGGCCGACTGCTCGGCGACGAGCCCGAGCCCGGGGCGGCGGCCCAGGCCGACGGCGAACTGGAGCCCTTCGTGGCGCCGTTGACCGTCCCGCCGGTGCTGCGGCCCGACAACGCGGACGTGCGCGAGGAGACGGAGATCGCGCTGCGCCCCGCCTGGGTGCGCCTGCACCCGCAGCTGCCACCGACCCTGATGTGGGGGTACGACGGCGCGGTGCCGGGCCCGACCATCGAGGTGCGCCGGGGACAGCGCATCCGCATCGCCTGGACCAACCGCATCCCGAAGGGCTCCGAGTTTCCCGTCACGGCCGTCGAGGTGCTCCGCGGCGACCCGAAGAAGGACCCCTCGCCGGGCACGCTGCCCGGCCGCGCGGGCGTCGAGCCGAACAAGGACGTGGCGGCGCTGCCCGCCTGGGCCGTGACCCATCTGCACGGCGCACAGACGGGCGGCGGCAACGACGGCTGGGCGGACAACGCCGTGGGGTACGGCGACGCGCAGCTCTCCGAGTACCCGAACGACCACCAGGCGGTCCAGTGGTGGTACCACGACCACGCCATGAACATCACCCGGTGGAACGTCCAGGCGGGTCTGTACGGCACCTACCTCGTCCGGGACGACGAGGAGGAAGCGCTCCAACTGCCCCGCGGCGACCGGGAGATCCCGCTCCTGCTCGCCGACAGGAACCTGGACACGGACGCCGACGGGCGGCTGAACGGACGCCTGCTGCACAAGACCGTCATCGTCGACCCGAAGAACGCCGAGACGGGCAAGCCGGTCTCGCTGCCCTTCACCGGCCCCTACAGCACGGTCAACGGCCGCATCTGGCCGTACGCGGACGTGGACGCGGCCTGGTACCGCTTCCGCCTGGTCAACGCGTCGAACGCGCGCGTGTACGACCTGGTCCTCATCGACGAGGACGACAATCCGGTGACCGGCGTCCTGCATCAGATCGGCAGCGACGGCGGGCTCCTGCCGCGCCCCGTGCCGGTGGACTTCGACGGCGCGCTGCCGACGCTCACCGTCGCGCCCGCGGAGCGGATGGACCTGCTCGTCGACTTCAGGGAGCTCGCGGGCCGCAGCCTTCGCCTGGTCAACAAGGGCCGCGCCCAGGCCCCCGGCGTGCCCGACGTGGCGAACGACGTGCGCTATCCGCAGGTCATGGAGTTCCGGGTGGGCGAGTGCGCCGAGCCGGACACGTTCGAACTGCCGGAGGTCCTCTCCGGCTCGTTCCGCCCGCTCTCGCACGACATCGAGCACGGCCACCGGCTGATCGTGCTGACCCCGCCCGCCACGAAGGGCGGCGGCGGCCACCCGGAGATCTGGGAGATGACCGAGATCGAGGAGCCCGGAGACCTCCGGTTCCCGACCGAGGGGATCATCCAGGTGCGCGGCGCCGACGGCAAGGTGAAGACGTACCGAAGGACCGCCCGCACGTTCAACGACGGCCTCGGCTTCACCATCGCCGAGGGCAGCCACGAGCAGTGGAGCTTCCTGAACCTCGCGGTGAACCCGCCGGTGACCCACCCGATGCACATCCACCTGGCGGACTTCCAGCTCCTCGGCAGGGACGCGTACGACGTCTCGGGCTTCGACGTCACCGTCGGCGGCACCCGCACGCCGATCACCTTCAACCCGGACCGGCAGATCCCGCTGGCCCCCAACGAGCGCGGCTGGAAGGACGTGTTCCTGGTGCCCGGCGGCCAACAGCTGCGCGTGATGGGCAAGTTCGACGGAGCGTACGGCCGGTTCATGTACCACTGCCACCTCCTCGAGCACGAGGACATGGGCATGATGCGGCCGTTCGTCGTGCTGCCGAAGGAGGCACTGAAGTTCGACCACGGCGCGGGGCACGGCGGACACGGCGGGCACGCGGCGTAG
- the cyc2 gene encoding germacradienol/geosmin synthase Cyc2 produces MTQPFTLPHFYLPHPARLNPHLEEARAHSTRWARDMGMLEGSGVWEQSDLEAHDYGLLCAYTHPDCDGPALSLITDWYVWVFFFDDHFLDMFKRTQDRAAGKAHLDRLPLFMPMDLATPVPEPRNPVEAGLADLWARTVPAMSVDWRRRFARSTEHLLNESLWELSNINEGRIANPVEYIEMRRKVGGAPWSAGLVEYATAEVPAAVADSRPLRVLMETFSDSVHLRNDLFSYQREVQDEGELSNGVLVLETFFDCTTQEAADTVNDVLTSRLHQFEHTAFTEVPAIALERGLSAPEAAAIAAYTRGLQDWQSGGHEWHLRSSRYMNEGALGSGGPGGPTGIGTSAADVGALLAAAGAERLRSFTHVPFERVGPSQVPDIYMPFEVTLNPGLDGARRRITAWAHAMGILAEGVWDEDKLDAYDVPLCAAGLDPEGTEEALDLSSQWLVWGTYADDYYPLLFGHGHGLGHGFVAAKACTERLHACMPLEGVPTVVPVNALERGLVDLWRRTAGEMAPERRRTLRDSVDVMLESWLWELSNQLQNRIPDPVDYLEMRRATFGSDLTMSLCRMGHGPAVPEEIYRSGPVRSLENAAADFGMLVNDAFSYQKEIEYEGEIHNAILVVRNFFGCDYPQALRVVHDLMTQRMTQFEHVVAHELPVLYADFELTDEAKDTLNGYVADLRNWMAGILKWHQDCRRYGARDLARRAHGFVPDRVPRVPSIAGLR; encoded by the coding sequence ATGACGCAGCCGTTCACACTCCCGCACTTCTACCTGCCGCATCCCGCGCGGCTCAACCCCCACCTCGAAGAAGCACGCGCGCACTCCACCCGATGGGCGCGCGACATGGGCATGCTGGAGGGCTCGGGCGTCTGGGAGCAGAGCGACCTGGAGGCTCACGACTACGGCCTGTTGTGCGCGTACACGCACCCGGATTGCGACGGTCCGGCCCTCTCGCTGATCACCGACTGGTACGTGTGGGTCTTCTTCTTCGACGACCACTTCCTGGACATGTTCAAGCGCACCCAGGACCGTGCCGCGGGCAAGGCCCATCTGGACCGGCTGCCCCTCTTCATGCCGATGGACCTCGCCACCCCCGTGCCGGAGCCGCGGAACCCGGTCGAGGCGGGCCTCGCCGACCTGTGGGCGCGCACGGTCCCCGCGATGTCGGTGGACTGGCGCCGCCGCTTCGCCCGGTCCACCGAGCACCTCCTGAACGAATCCCTGTGGGAGCTCTCCAACATCAACGAGGGGCGGATCGCCAACCCCGTCGAGTACATCGAGATGCGCCGCAAGGTGGGCGGCGCGCCCTGGTCCGCGGGGCTCGTCGAATACGCGACCGCCGAAGTGCCCGCCGCGGTCGCCGACTCCAGGCCGCTGCGGGTGCTGATGGAGACGTTCTCCGACAGCGTCCATCTGCGCAACGACCTCTTCTCGTACCAGCGCGAGGTCCAGGACGAGGGCGAGCTCAGCAATGGAGTGCTCGTTCTGGAGACCTTCTTCGACTGCACGACACAGGAGGCGGCCGACACCGTCAACGACGTGTTGACCTCGCGGCTGCACCAGTTCGAGCACACGGCGTTCACCGAAGTGCCCGCCATCGCCCTGGAGAGGGGCCTCTCGGCGCCCGAGGCGGCCGCGATCGCCGCCTACACACGGGGACTTCAGGACTGGCAGTCCGGCGGCCACGAGTGGCACCTGCGCTCCAGCAGGTACATGAACGAGGGCGCGCTGGGCAGCGGAGGACCTGGCGGCCCCACCGGCATCGGCACGTCGGCCGCCGACGTGGGCGCGCTGCTCGCCGCGGCGGGGGCGGAGCGGCTGCGCTCCTTCACGCACGTGCCGTTCGAGCGGGTGGGACCGTCGCAAGTGCCGGACATCTACATGCCGTTCGAGGTCACCCTCAACCCTGGCCTGGACGGTGCCCGGCGCCGGATCACCGCTTGGGCGCACGCGATGGGCATCCTTGCGGAGGGCGTCTGGGACGAGGACAAGCTCGACGCCTACGACGTGCCGCTGTGCGCCGCGGGCCTCGACCCGGAGGGCACCGAGGAGGCGCTCGACCTCAGCTCCCAGTGGCTGGTCTGGGGCACCTACGCGGACGACTACTACCCCCTTCTCTTCGGCCACGGCCACGGCCTCGGTCACGGCTTCGTCGCCGCGAAGGCGTGCACCGAGCGGCTCCACGCGTGCATGCCGCTGGAGGGCGTCCCGACGGTCGTGCCCGTGAACGCCCTGGAACGGGGCCTCGTCGACCTGTGGCGGCGTACGGCAGGGGAGATGGCGCCCGAGCGGCGGCGGACCCTGCGGGACTCCGTGGACGTGATGCTGGAGAGCTGGCTGTGGGAACTCTCCAACCAGCTGCAGAACCGTATCCCCGACCCGGTCGACTACCTGGAGATGCGCCGTGCCACCTTCGGCAGCGACCTCACCATGAGCCTGTGCCGCATGGGACACGGACCCGCCGTGCCCGAGGAGATCTACCGCAGCGGCCCGGTCCGCTCCCTGGAGAACGCCGCCGCCGACTTCGGGATGCTCGTGAACGACGCCTTCTCGTACCAGAAGGAGATCGAGTACGAGGGCGAGATCCACAACGCCATCCTGGTCGTGCGGAACTTCTTCGGCTGCGACTACCCGCAGGCGCTCCGCGTCGTGCACGACCTCATGACGCAGCGCATGACGCAGTTCGAACACGTCGTGGCACATGAACTCCCCGTCCTGTACGCGGACTTCGAGCTGACGGACGAGGCCAAGGACACCCTGAACGGCTACGTGGCCGACCTGCGGAACTGGATGGCGGGCATCCTCAAGTGGCACCAGGACTGTCGGCGCTACGGCGCGCGGGACCTGGCCCGGCGGGCGCACGGCTTCGTGCCTGACCGGGTGCCGCGGGTCCCTTCGATCGCGGGCCTGCGCTGA